A DNA window from Naumovozyma dairenensis CBS 421 chromosome 7, complete genome contains the following coding sequences:
- the SPT10 gene encoding Spt10p (similar to Saccharomyces cerevisiae SPT10 (YJL127C); ancestral locus Anc_1.227), with amino-acid sequence MVKYGTYSGTLTLNQNESQRSSEKNNNDNIPQHPDELNQEEATNLIPDKYISQLQPHTILLKDGETVATMYPIPAYSECLPYELLTFLLDEFNMEIEKGDSFPYYETLTLEEFKEVWFHKGAYICVMVLGEIPELDYGIENDLSVLENNYGTDIDTMRQTSQYKVRKQTRNLNLNIQWEKQCLGIFALQPAYPGRSSHVVTGTFLVNAGIRGKGIGKTLVETFVEWAQRLGYTSSCFPLIYGTNVGIRRILEGLNFKRIGKLPESAILKGFDVPVDSFIYGKEFAHISKSIDLLRDPQRSIELAKYERLIYYLDTGKYPAHCDRNEKARLRVTGKSYSLINGKLMTRGREVVYDLDKQRQVALDFHNVDHQGINKVTTKIAEQYHWKGIKNTVSEVIQECAKCKLRYQDGTGVIVTQSEHVPQARMLPNNHIPIDPSLSMTGEPNVQYRHNNDDDNNHNNQLSQMAAAVVGSLTSAQEDEPTPPDPEELQVRKSSNNINNTSLLQRLRFDDNNKTYHSVKQTVNSNTNSLNSFNHFVTEDQDRRKRRYTNGAPDSLLTDANNMGITNSEGTRDIFQESSKGTFRTKKSRKNTENNTNNRLHAPTNSINNNNNNNNNNETLAELLNPSNNNVMNQAMLHFEDNVMAAIEMVQNEQTSNANNDKKKDGGATHQSLHDSINNMAANSSKPSQGGELPTPFYDMFHFDEYNEDEDEDYNEDVDNQIGEVEEEAEDDDDEEEIEETDVIEDVDLLKELANDAELSELVNQVGLNNKAK; translated from the coding sequence ATGGTCAAATATGGTACTTATTCTGGTACCTTAACTTTAAACCAGAATGAAAGTCAAAGGAGTAGCGAGAAgaacaataatgataatattccaCAACATCCTGATGAACTAAATCAAGAAGAGGCTACCAATCTTATACCGGACAAGTATATATCACAACTACAGCCACACACTATTCTTCTGAAAGATGGAGAAACAGTAGCAACGATGTATCCTATACCTGCATATTCAGAATGTTTACCCTATGAATTATTGACATTTCTATTAGATGAATTCAATatggaaattgaaaaaggtGATAGTTTCCCCTATTACGAAACATTAACTTTggaagaatttaaagaagTTTGGTTCCATAAGGGTGCATATATATGTGTGATGGTTCTGGGTGAGATACCTGAGTTAGATTATGGTATAGAAAATGATCTATCTGTTCTAGAGAATAATTATGGAACAGATATTGATACAATGAGGCAAACTTCTCAGTATAAAGTACGAAAACAGACAAGAAATTTGAACTTGAATATACAATGGGAAAAACAATGTTTAGGAATATTTGCATTACAACCTGCATATCCTGGTAGATCATCACATGTAGTTACGGGAACATTTTTAGTTAATGCTGGGATTCGTGGTAAAGGAATTGGGAAGACCCTAGTAGAGACATTTGTTGAATGGGCTCAGAGGTTGGGGTACACCTCATCATGTTTCCCATTGATTTATGGTACGAATGTTGGAATTCGTCGAATATTAGAAGGACTgaattttaaaagaattgGGAAACTACCCGAATCTGCTATTTTGAAAGGATTCGATGTTCCAGTAGATTCCTTCATTTATGGGAAAGAATTTGCACATATTTCCAAAAGCATCGACTTGTTGAGAGACCCTCAAAGGAGCATTGAACTTGCGAAATATGAAcgattgatttattatttagaTACTGGGAAATACCCAGCACATTGTGATAGAAATGAAAAGGCAAGATTGCGTGTGACTGGAAAGTCTTATAGTTTAATTAATGGGAAATTAATGACGAGAGGTCGTGAAGTTGTATATGATTTAGACAAACAAAGGCAGGTAGCATTAGATTTCCACAACGTCGACCATCAAGGAATTAATAAAGTTACTACCAAAATTGCCGAACAGTATCATTGGAAAGGAATTAAAAACACTGTATCTGAAGTCATACAAGAATGTGCTAAGTGTAAACTAAGGTATCAAGATGGGACAGGAGTCATAGTAACACAGTCAGAACATGTACCTCAAGCCCGCATGTTGCCGAATAATCATATTCCGATTGATCCCAGTTTGAGTATGACTGGCGAACCAAATGTTCAGTACAGACATAATAACGACGATGATAATAACCATAATAATCAACTTTCTCAAATGGCAGCGGCCGTTGTAGGTTCTTTAACTAGTGCGCAAGAAGATGAACCTACTCCCCCAGATCCAGAGGAACTACAAGTTAGGAAaagtagtaataatataaataacaCTTCGTTACTTCAGAGACTAAGATtcgatgataataataaaacatatCATTCGGTCAAACAAACGGTGAACAGTAATACGAATTCACTAAATTCTTTCAATCATTTTGTCACTGAGGATCAAGATAGAAGGAAAAGACGATATACAAATGGCGCACCTGACTCTTTATTAACTGATGCAAATAATATGGGAATAACTAACAGTGAAGGGACGAGGGACATATTTCAAGAATCTAGTAAAGGTACTTTCAGAACTAAAAAAAGTAGAAAAAATACcgaaaataataccaataatagGTTACATGCTCCCACTAACtccattaataataataataataacaataacaacaatgaAACATTGGCCGAACTTTTAAATccatctaataataacgttATGAACCAGGCAATGTTACACTTTGAAGACAATGTTATGGCAGCTATAGAGATGGtacaaaatgaacaaaCCTCAAACGCTAATAACGACAAGAAAAAGGATGGTGGTGCAACACATCAAAGTCTTCATGATAGTATTAATAACATGGCAGCTAATAGTTCGAAACCGTCGCAAGGAGGAGAACTGCCGACACCTTTTTATGATATGTTCCACTTTGACGAGtataatgaagatgaagacgaagattataatgaagatgTAGACAACCAAATTGGAgaagtagaagaagaagctgaaGATGACGACGACGAAGAGGAAATAGAAGAAACGGATGTTATTGAAGATGTTGACCTTCTAAAGGAACTTGCGAACGACGCAGAATTGTCAGAATTGGTTAACCAAGTAGGATTAAATAACAAGGCAAAATGA
- the MCO6 gene encoding Mco6p (similar to Saccharomyces cerevisiae YJL127C-B; ancestral locus Anc_1.226) encodes MLFFFRQLRHIFTQSHSISQQIRLSRCAFFQLLGYLGSCVVISLAAQSKYLE; translated from the coding sequence atgctctttttctttagaCAATTGAGACATATTTTTACTCAATCGCATTCAATTTCTCAACAAATCCGATTATCACGTTGTGcatttttccaattattAGGTTATTTAGGAAGTTGTGTTGTCATTTCGTTAGCGGCTCAATCAAAGTACCTAGAATAA